A window of the Salvelinus fontinalis isolate EN_2023a chromosome 14, ASM2944872v1, whole genome shotgun sequence genome harbors these coding sequences:
- the LOC129811163 gene encoding forkhead box protein Q1-like, producing the protein MKLEVFSASHFVQKPMEVCSHSDAEGGVPSPLSGDELGSDGDCVANSPAPATPSSSDGKGKPYTRRPKPPYSYIALIAMAIRDSGSGRLTLAEINDYLMKKFPFFRGSYTGWRNSVRHNLSLNDCFLKVLRDPSRPWGKDNYWMLNPHSEYTFADGVFRRRRKRITKGRSGGSNKDTETPDIQTPGEETRISAPASVPSREERVMGAKFSSSSSSFSIDSILSKPFIRREDRDHTDRDNGNPGAHRLYWPAGSHHMLPYTLAYPPLPAVMAHAQHSYPQVSTGASHMLNVYRCSLAEHAEHTRDPLTALHMTSQGHMPNSEAAFSTVKMHTARVGSCHPFQIDSLLS; encoded by the coding sequence atgaaACTTGAAGTGTTCTCCGCAAGCCACTTCGTTCAGAAGCCTATGGAGGTTTGCAGTCACAGTGATGCGGAAGGTGGCGTCCCCTCTCCCCTATCCGGGGACGAGCTGGGCTCAGACGGGGACTGCGTGGCCAACAGTCCGGCACCTGCTACCCCGAGCAGCAGCGATGGCAAGGGAAAGCCCTACACCCGCAGACCCAAGCCGCCCTACTCCTACATCGCACTCATTGCCATGGCCATCCGGGACTCCGGCAGCGGCCGGTTAACTCTGGCCGAGATCAACGACTACTTGATGAAGAAGTTCCCGTTCTTCCGGGGCAGCTACACCGGCTGGAGGAACTCGGTGCGCCACAACCTGTCGCTGAACGACTGTTTCCTCAAGGTGCTCCGGGACCCTTCCAGGCCATGGGGCAAGGACAACTACTGGATGCTGAACCCGCACAGCGAGTACACCTTCGCTGACGGGGTGTTCCGTCGCAGGAGGAAGCGCATCACTAAGGGCCGGTCCGGTGGTTCCAATAAGGACACCGAGACCCCTGACATCCAGACACCAGGGGAGGAGACTCGCATCTCGGCCCCTGCATCTGTGCCCTCCCGGGAGGAGAGGGTGATGGGAGCCAAGTTCTCCAGCTCTTCCAGCTCCTTCTCCATCGATAGCATCCTCAGCAAGCCCTTCATACGTAGGGAGGACAGAGACCACACCGATAGAGACAATGGCAACCCCGGTGCCCACCGGCTCTACTGGCCCGCGGGTTCTCACCACATGCTGCCCTACACACTGGCCTACCCACCGCTACCCGCTGTTATGGCACATGCACAGCACTCTTACCCCCAGGTCAGCACCGGCGCGTCACACATGTTGAACGTGTACAGGTGCAGCCTCGCGGAGCACGCAGAGCACACCAGGGACCCACTCACAGCTCTCCACATGACGTCGCAGGGCCACATGCCAAACTCCGAGGCTGCTTTCTCCACTGTGAAGATGCACACAGCGCGAGTTGGCAGCTGTCATCCTTTCCAGATAGATTCATTGCTCTCCTAA